In Paenibacillus sonchi, the genomic stretch TGCCTTTCATTCTGGCCGTTCCGGTCCTGGCTGCTATTGCGTATACAGTCACCTTATCCTCCTACAGAATGCTGAGCAAGGACACAATTGTAGAAAGATTGCGGCAAACGGAATAGCCATTAGCTTCTTCATCTTGCAAAATTAACGACATTCGTCCATATGGACTCTGCTTTTCTCCATACGCTTGGCCGCAAAACGGACTTATAATGAAGCTGTCTCTCCATTTTACGCTTTCACTGCATATTCTAGGAGGTTGTTTCCTTGTCCATTATTTATGATGCCGAGCAACAGATTTTTCATCTGCAAACGACAAATACAAGCTATGTATTCGGCCTTGCCCGCGGCTCCTATCCCGTGCATCTGCACTGGGGCCGGAAAATCCGCGGCTCCGCCATATCCGACCTGTACGGTCCCGGGGCTATGGGCTTCAGCAGTACTGTTGACCCCAAGGAGCCTGCGTTCTCCCTGGATACACTTCCCCAGGAATATCCGGGGTATGGCTCAGGGGACTTCCGGGAGCCTGCTTATGAGGCCGAGCTGCTGAATGGCACATCCGTAGCCGAACTTACTTATGTAACCCATAGCATTCTTAAGGGCAAACCGGCACTGGAAGGGCTCCCTGCCGTATATGCCGAAAGCGGCGATGAGGCCGAAACCCTGCAGCTGGTGCTGGAAGATGCCACAGCAGGTCTGCGCGCTGAGCTGTCCTACACCGTAATGAGCGGTTTCGATGCTGTTATCCGCTCGGCACGGCTGACCAATACGGGCAGCGGTCCGCTGAAGCTGAACCGTGCCTTGTCGGTTGCCCTGGACTTTCCGCATGCCAACTACGAGCTGATTCAGTTGTCCGGGTCCTGGGCCCGCGAACGCCATCTCGTCCGTGCTCCCCTGCACAATGGACGGCAGGGCATTGACAGCAAGCGCGGGGCCAGCAGCCATCAGCAGAATCCGTTCCTGGCCCTTCTGGCCCCGCAGACCGTGGAAGACAGCGGAGAGGCTTACGGCTTCAGCCTGGTCTACAGCGGCAGCTTCAGTGCGAACGCCGATGTGGACCAATACGGAACTACACGCGTAACGATGGGCATCAATCCGTTCGGCTTCCGCTGGCTGCTTGCGCCCGGCGAGAGCTTCCAGACCCCCGAAGCGGTACTGGTCTATTCGGACCAGGGCATCGGCGGCATGTCCCGGATCTATCACCGGCTGTACCGGACCCGGCTGGCAAGAGGACTATACCGCGACGAGCCCCGCCCGGTGCTGATCAACAACTGGGAAGCTACCTACTTCAACTTCGATGCCGACAAAATCGAAGATATCGCCCGTGCCGGCAAGGCGCTGGGCATCGAGCTGTTCGTGCTTGACGACGGCTGGTTCGGCCGCCGCGATGACGACACCACTTCGCTGGGCGACTGGTTCGTGGATACCCGCAAGCTGCCGCAGGGCCTGCCTGATCTGGTGGAACGGGTCAGACGGCTCGGCATGCAGTTCGGCCTCTGGTTCGAACCGGAGATGGTGTCGCCGGACAGCGAGCTGTACCGCGCCCATCCCGACTGGTGCCTGCATGTGCCGGACCGCAGACGCAGCCAGGCCCGCAACCAGCTGATTCTGGATCTGTCGCGCCCGGAGGTATGCGACTATATCATCGATTCCGTTAGCAGCGTACTGGCATCGGCACCGATCACCTATGTCAAATGGGATATGAACCGGCATATGACCGAGATCGGCTCTGCTGCCCTGCCGCCGGAACGCCAGGGAGAAACAGCCCACCGCTACATGCTGGGGCTGTACCGGGTCATGGAGGAAATCACCTCCAAATTCCCGCATGTGCTGTTCGAAAGCTGCTCCGGCGGCGGCGGCAGATTCGATCCCGGCATTCTTCATTACATGCCGCAGACCTGGACCAGCGATGATACCGATGCCGTGGAACGCCTCAAAATCCAGTACGGCACCAGCATCGTCTATCCGGCAAGCAGCATGGGCTCCCATATCTCGGCAGTGCCGAACCACCAGGTGCACCGCAGCACCTCGCTCTCCATGCGCGGCGACGTGGCCATGTCCGGCAACTTCGGCTACGAGCTGGATCTGACCCTCTTCACACCGGAGGAACAGGCGGAAGCGGCTGCCCAGGTAGCCTTCTACAAGGACATCCGTTCCCTCGTCCAGCAGGGCGATATGTACCGCCTGCTCTCGCCGTTTGAAGGCAATGAAACGGCCTGGATGTTCGTCGATGCGGACCGTTCCGAGGCACTGGCCGGCTACTTCCGTGTGCTGGCCGGACCGAATATGAGCCGCCCGCGCCTCCGCCTTCAGGGGCTGGACCCGGAGAAGGACTACGTCCTCAAAGAAACCGGCGCTGTATACGGCGGCGACCGGCTGATGTATGCCGGACTGCTCCTGCCGGAGCTGCACGGTGACTTCCAGAGCAAGCTGCTGCATTTTGTGGCGGTGGATAAACAGTAAGCTTACGTTCAGATTATGTAGACGGAAAATACGTATAAAAAGCCAAACATCCCTCACCCCAGGACCGCCTGGAGGTAAGGGATGTTTGGTATATCACACAGGTTCCTCAGCGGAGTGTCTTCAGCGCACCGCTCCAGGCAACGACCTGATCCAGCATGCCGTTTACGTTCGTAAGGTGAAGCTCCGCCGGCTTAAAGGTCTGTCCGTTCTCAAAGTCAGTGAAAAGGGATAACGCCGGATGGATACGGACATCCGCGATAGACAGCTCGCCCAGAATGCCGCGCAGATGTTCAGCCGCGCGGGCGCCTCCGACGGAGCCATAGCTTACAATCCCTGCAGCTTTATTGTTCCATGCTTCCCGGGCATAATCCAGAGCGTTCTTCAGCGCGCCGGTAATGCTGTGATTGTACTCCGCTACGATAAAAACGAAGCCATCCAGTGCATTCAGCTTGTCATTCCAACGTCCGGCTTGTTCCGAAGCATCCGCTTCGCCCAGTAATGGAAGCTTGAAATCCGCAATATCCACAATTTCATAATTGGCGTCGCCGCGCTGGTCGGCAATGCCTTTTACCCATTCGCCCACCTGCGGGCTTAAACGGCCCTGGCGTGTGCTTCCCAGAATAATACCAATATTCAATGCAGACATG encodes the following:
- a CDS encoding NADPH-dependent FMN reductase is translated as MSALNIGIILGSTRQGRLSPQVGEWVKGIADQRGDANYEIVDIADFKLPLLGEADASEQAGRWNDKLNALDGFVFIVAEYNHSITGALKNALDYAREAWNNKAAGIVSYGSVGGARAAEHLRGILGELSIADVRIHPALSLFTDFENGQTFKPAELHLTNVNGMLDQVVAWSGALKTLR
- a CDS encoding alpha-galactosidase yields the protein MSIIYDAEQQIFHLQTTNTSYVFGLARGSYPVHLHWGRKIRGSAISDLYGPGAMGFSSTVDPKEPAFSLDTLPQEYPGYGSGDFREPAYEAELLNGTSVAELTYVTHSILKGKPALEGLPAVYAESGDEAETLQLVLEDATAGLRAELSYTVMSGFDAVIRSARLTNTGSGPLKLNRALSVALDFPHANYELIQLSGSWARERHLVRAPLHNGRQGIDSKRGASSHQQNPFLALLAPQTVEDSGEAYGFSLVYSGSFSANADVDQYGTTRVTMGINPFGFRWLLAPGESFQTPEAVLVYSDQGIGGMSRIYHRLYRTRLARGLYRDEPRPVLINNWEATYFNFDADKIEDIARAGKALGIELFVLDDGWFGRRDDDTTSLGDWFVDTRKLPQGLPDLVERVRRLGMQFGLWFEPEMVSPDSELYRAHPDWCLHVPDRRRSQARNQLILDLSRPEVCDYIIDSVSSVLASAPITYVKWDMNRHMTEIGSAALPPERQGETAHRYMLGLYRVMEEITSKFPHVLFESCSGGGGRFDPGILHYMPQTWTSDDTDAVERLKIQYGTSIVYPASSMGSHISAVPNHQVHRSTSLSMRGDVAMSGNFGYELDLTLFTPEEQAEAAAQVAFYKDIRSLVQQGDMYRLLSPFEGNETAWMFVDADRSEALAGYFRVLAGPNMSRPRLRLQGLDPEKDYVLKETGAVYGGDRLMYAGLLLPELHGDFQSKLLHFVAVDKQ